The DNA region CTTTTTCCGTAAAGAATTTCTTTTCGCCATTTTCCACAAAGTCGGTTTGAAGCGTTCCGCGGGAATTATAGACTTTTCCGTTAATGACGGGAATCTTGAACTCCGCAGTTTTATTCTCATCAGAAATCGCCAACGGATAAACGTGGTGATGTGGGAAAATCCTTCGCAACCGTCGGTACAGTTCGCGGTTCGGCTCGAAAGCATACACATTATGAGGTGCCAATTTATTTTCAAGCTGATAAAGATAGGCACCCACATTTGCTCCGATGTCGAAAAAAACAGCATTTCTTTCCAAGAAATCTTTAATCCAAAACAATTCAGGTTCCACATTATTTGCCAAAAAACTCTGTTCAGAAAGATTTTTCAGCTTTTTGAAATATCTTTCCTTATAAAATCCAGGTGCCACAAACTGTAGCTTTTCAGCAATTTTTTGGTAAATCGACATCGATTATCTTGGTTAAGGGAGAACAAAGATATAAATAAATGTTAAATTAATGTTAAAATCGATTCGAATTCAGAAATGACTTTCCCAAAAGTCGCTTTTGCCGTAACTTTATATGTTTGAAAAAAAATTATGAAAAAGATATTCCTTATCGCAGGTTTGGCGCTATTTTCCTCCTGCACAACTTTGCAGAAATCCACCAGTCAACCGTTTTCCTGGGAAGGTGCAAACCTTTATTTTCTATTGACCGACCGTTTTCAGAATGGCGACAAATCCAACGATATTAATTTTGGAAGAACCGAGAAAGCTTCTGTTTTGCGAGGTTTCGAAGGGGGCGATTTGCGCGGGATCATCCAGAAAATCGATGACAATTATTTTACCGATTTGGGAATCAACGCGATTTGGATGACGCCGATTGTGGAGCAGATTCACGGCGCATCCGACGAAGGAACAGGAAAAACTTACGGTTTCCACGGATATTGGGCAAAAGATTGGACCGCGCTCGATCCGAACTTCGGGACAAAAGCAGACCTGAAAGAACTCATCGAAAAAGCTCATGAAAAAGGAATCAGAATTGTTCTCGATGCCGTGGTAAATCACACAGGTCCAGTTACAGCGATCGATCCAGTTTATCCGAATTCTTGGGTACGAACTTCGCCGCAGTGCAAATACGATAATTATATCAACACGACTGCCTGTACTTTGGTGGCGAATCTTCCCGACATTTTAACGGAATCCAACGCAGCTGCGGAACTCCCGCAAATGCTGGTCGATAAATGGAAAAAGGAAGGTCGATACGATGCGGAAATGAAGTCGCTGAACGAATTTTTTTCAAGAACAGGGTATCCGAAAGCGCCGAAATATTATATCATGAAATGGCTCGCTGATTATGTTCAGGAATTCGGGATTGATGGTTATCGTGTTGATACCGTGAAGCATACGAACGAAGATGTGTGGAAGGATTTCCAGAAAATCTGTCAGGAAGCGTTTGATATTTACAAAAGAAAGAATCCGACGAAAGTTTTAGACAATAATCTGTTTTTCACTGTGGGAGAAGTTTATGGATACGGGATTTCGCAAAAACAGAATTACGATTTCGGCGATAAAAAGGTAAATTATTACCAAAATGGTTTTAAGTCGATGATCAATTTCGATTTTAAAGGGGATGCCAACAAACCTTATGAGGAGCTGTTTTCGAACTACTCTAAAATTCTGCATTCTGACCTGAATGGAAAAACGGTGATGAACTACCTGACTTCCCATGACGACGGATATCCTTTCGACAAGGAAAGAAAGAAAACTTTCGAGGCGGGAACGAAATTGCTTCTTGCACCGGGAATTTCACAGATTTACTATGGTGATGAAACAGCGCGTCCGCTAATTGTAAAAGGTGCGGAAGGTGATGCGAATCTCCGTTCAAATATGAATTGGAATGACGAAAAAAACAATGCGGAAACAAAAAAACTTTTGGAACATTACCAAAAACTCGGTCAGTTCAGAGCGAAACATCCTGCAGTTGGAGCGGGAGTTCACCAAATGATTTCGTCGTCGCCATATTGGTTTACGAGAACCTTTAACAATGATAAGGTTTTGATCGGCTTGGATCTGAAATCGGGCTTAAAAGAAATTTCAACAACAGGTATTTTTGATAATGGCACCAAACTTCGTGACGCTTATTCAGGAAAGACTATCAAGATCGAAAACGGAAAAGCAGTGATTGACACACCGTTTTCTGTTGTACTTTTTGAAAAATATTAAATGAAAAATCTCACATTCTTCCTCATTTTTATTTCAGCAATTGTTTTCGGGCAGAAAATTCCGTCGGTGATGAAAACCGGTTTCACTAAGGAAGCGCTGGCTCAGAAAATAACTTCGTTTGAAGGCAAGAAAATTCCGATTTCCCAGGTGTTGAAAAAACACGAAGGAAAAATTCTCATCATCGATTTTTGGGCGAGTTGGTGCAAAGACTGTATTCTTGCGCTTCCTGCAACCAAGGAGTTGAAAGACAGCAATCCCGAAATCCATTTCGTTTATTTTTCGCTCGACCGTTCTTATGACCAATGGAAAAGGGGACTCGATAAATACGGAATCGCCGAAATGGAAAACTACTGGTTTGATGAGGGCTGGAAGAATAATTTCAACAATTATATCGACCTGAACTGGGTTCCGAGATTCATGGTCATTGACCAAAAAGGAAAAATTGCGAAATATTACGCGGTCCATCCAAATGATCCCGACCTAAAAAAAGTAGTCGAGGGATTGAAGGAGCAGAAACCGTGATGCTATGCGATATGGTACCAAAAATTGCGTCTAAATGAAGAATGAAATATTGTATATTGAATTAAAAACAGGATTTTCTCATAATGGTCCTGCTTGGATTGGATTTGCTGAATTTTCTAAATCAGGACAAACTGTTTATTTTGACAATAAAGCGCTAAAAAAATTTAAAACGCCAGGAATTTCTTCAAATTACTATGACATTTAAAATGGAGATGAATATTGGATTTCAGGCGTTAAAAAAAATGGGCTTGACAGACATAAATTCGGTCAAGGAAAAATAATGCTTGATGAAAATGCTTTTGAAGAATATATGAAAATTATTGATGAAAAAACTGTTGATAATAAAAAGTATGAAATTGTAAAAATAGAAGATACTGATAAAAAAAGATTTGTAGATATAGAAAACACAAAAGTTACTATTGAGGAATCAAATTCCTATTATCGCAATAACTATAACAAACTGAAAAACAGAAGATAGTATAATGTTTGTAAAATGCAGGGCTTAAAACTATAATAGAACTTCGTGAAGCATTCATTATCACCTGCTTTTCCACTTCACATTTTTTCAATTTAGTTTGTCGACCTTAATTTGCAAGATTCTTTTGGTCCTTTTGTGGTTAAAAAATCCTTATGGCGGCGACTATTACCGAAACGGCGCCTCCAAAAAATCATTCAGCGGTTGGATGGATTTGTAGATGTTGGCAAAATTCTTCACCGCTTTCTCGTTGGTAAGGTCGCTGTCTGAAATCGGGTGGATTACGACAAAGCTCTTCAGTTTAAGGTATTCCGCCATAGGATCGTCTTTTTCAAAACCTTGTGGAACTTTCTGCAATTTGTTTTCGACACTCAACCCACGGAAATTATTTCTGAAATCATCTTTTTCAATAATCTTTAGAAACGCTTTTCCGTTCATCGAAATTTCTTTTCGGATTTCCTTTAACACGGAACTTTCAGGTTGGTAAACTCCTCCCGCCAAAAAAGATTTTCCTGGCTCAATATGAAGGTAATATCCTGCAATTCGATTTCCTTTTCCCATTCCTAAACCTGCGCCGAAATTGGTTTTGTAGGGCGATTTGTCTTTAGAAAAACGGGTGTCACGGTAAATTCGGAACAGTGCTTTTTTCGCGTCGATTTTCCCGATTTCTTCATCAAATAAGGCGATTTCGTCAATAAGCTCATCAACGAACTGGATGACGTTTTCGCGTGCAGCGGTGTATTGATGCTTATTTTCGTTGAACCACTCGCGGTTGTTGTTTTTCAATAAATCTTTGAGAAATTTTAAAGTGGAGTTTTCTATTTTGTGATTCATAATTTTTATTGTGATATAATTGTGTTTCAATCGGGCATTTGTCATGCTGAGGTTCTCGAAGCATTTTCAAATACTGATTTTCCAAAACAATTTATTGTAACATATTCTTTGGGAGTTTCCAAATGGAGCTTTCAAATTTTGGAATCCAAGGCTTTTGTTCGTGCTATAATTGTGTTTCAATCGGGCATTTGTCATGCTGAGGTTCTCTAAGCATTTTCAAATACTGATTTTCCAAAACAATTTATTGTAACATATTCTTTGGGAGTTTCCAAATGGAGCTTTCAATTTTGGAATCCAAGGTTTTTGTTCGTGCTATAATTGTGTTTCAATCGGGCATTTGTTATGCTGAGGTTCTCGAAGCATTAATAATACTAAATTTCCAAAACAATTTAACGATTTGGATTTTTTCGTTTCGATAAATTAGGAAGTTTTTCCCATTCCCCGTTTATTACTGCTTCTTTCTTTTTTCGACTCCATCCTTTCAGTTGTTTCTCGAATGCGATTGCTTGATGGACGTCATTAAATTCAGTAAAAAATACCAATTCGACTGGCCTTCTTAGAAAGGTGTACGATTTAGGATCATAACCTTCCTGATGCTCTCTTAATCTCACATCAATATCGCTTGTAATTCCTGTGTAATAGGAATTATCTGTACATAGCAATATGTAAACGAAATATTTTTTCATGATTTGTTTTTCAAAATTAGAAAATTCTATTGGAATAAACTTCGTTTATGCGGTAGTTTTCATCCTTCCCTTCGACAAGCTCAGGATAAACTTCACCTCAGGATGACAAGATTTCTGTTACTGATTTAAGTTTTAATTAAAATTAGAATTGATATTTTCCCCATTTAACAAAATATTAATAAAACCCATTAAATTTTATCAAAAATAAAAAGCGTATCTTTGCCGCCGAATTATAGACGATCATTTACATGAATTTATTTACGGAGACCAACCTAAGTCCTGAATTATTGAAGGCAGTTGGCGAACTGGGCTTTGTGAGCCCAACAGAAATCCAAAAACAGACTATTCCTTTTATCTCTTCAGATATTCGCGATCTCATCGCACTTGCGCAAACAGGAACAGGCAAAACAGCAGCATTTTCGCTTCCGATTTTGGATATGATTGACGACGGGAGTCGCAAAATCCAATTATTGGTGCTGTGTCCTACAAGAGAACTTTGTTTGCAGATTACCAAAGACATTAAAAATTACTCGAAATACCTACCCAACATCAAGACCACTGCGGTTTATGGTGGAAGCAGCATTATGGAGCAAATCCGCTCGCTGCGCGAGAAACCACAGATTATCGTGGGAACTCCGGGAAGGGTAATCGACCTGATCAACAGAAAAGCGCTCGACTTTTCCGAAATCCACTGGCTGGTTTTGGATGAGGCGGATGAAATGCTGTCAATGGGTTTCAAAGACGATCTGGAAACAATCTTGAGCGAAACTCCTGAAACAAAGCAGACTTTTTTATTCTCGGCGACGATGAATAAGGAGGTGGAAAGAATTTCTAAAAACTATTTGACTAAGCCGCACAGAATTTCTGTGGGTTCGATCAACGAGGTTAAGAAAAACATTACCCACGAGTATTATGTAGTTGGTTACCGACACAAAAAAGAGGCGCTGAAAAGGTTGATCGATGCGAATCCGAACCAATATTCCATCATTTTCTGCCGAACCAGAATGGAAACTCAGGAGATTGCAGATTTCCTGATGCAGAACGGTTATGCAGCAGATGCGCTTCACGGAGATCTTTCTCAGGCGCAACGTGACACGGTGATGAAGAAATTCCGTTTGAAAAATATCGACATTCTTGTAGCGACCGATGTTGCAGCGAGAGGTTTGGACGTGAATTCATTAACCCACGTTATCCACTACTCTTTACCAGATGATCCCGAAGTTTTCGTGCACCGAAGCGGAAGAACAGGAAGAGCAGGGAAGGACGGGATTTCGATGGCACTTATTAAACCAGAAGAATCCAGAAAGTTGAAGCAGATTAAATCTTCGACCAAGATTGAGATTTCTGAAAAGAAAATCCCAACAGGAACGGAAATTATCAAGGCGCAAGTAGGTGGAGTTTTCGAAAAATTATTAACGGAACACGCGGACTTCTTCGAGTTCGATGATCAACTGATTCCTGATTTGTCAGAATTCAGCAAAGAAGAGTTGGTACACAAACTTCTGCAATTCCAGCTGAGAGATTTGGCGCTTTACTATAAAGACAAAAATGATTTGGCGGAACAGAAATTCAGCGAAGACGGTAGAGAAAGCCGAAGAGAGAGAAGAGACCGAGAAAGAGACGGCAGAAGAGGCGACAGAAGAGACCGTGATGGCGGAAGAGACGGCGGAAGAGATTCCAGAAGGTCAAGAAAAAACAGCGAGGATATGGTGAGATTCTTCTTTAACCTTGGAAAAAGAGACCATCTGAAGAAAGTGGATATGCTCGACATTATCAATAAGGCGACAGCAAAATCAAAATCCAGAAAACGTCCGGATATCGGCGACATCGAAATTATGGAGAAATTCTCTTTCTTCGAAGTTGAAAAATCGTTTAAGGATGAGGTTTTGAGAGGTTTGCCCAACCTGAAATTCAAAGGAAAAGAGATGCGCGCAGAAGTTGCGAATTAATCTTTAGAAATATTAAAAATAGAAAAGTCAGTTCAGTTTTTTGAGCTGATTTTTTTTGCGAGAAACTGATATAACTCAATGTTAACAAAACTTAATATTGAAACAAATGTTATCGGGTGACTTTTTCGGAAATTTGCACCACTAATTTTATAAACATTTAAGTAATGGGAATCGGTAATATATTTAAAGCATTCCAGCCAAAAGACAAAGTATTTTTTGTGTTGTTTGAAAAAGTGGCGCAGTCATTAACCGCAATGTCAAAAGAGTTTCATGAAGGACTACTGGACTTCGATATGAACGACGACACGATGCTTAAGAATATGAGCGATTACGAGCATAAACTCGATGATCTGACCCATGAAATTTTTGTGCAGCTGGGCGAAAACTTTATCACTCCGTTTGACCGTGAAGACATCAATTATTTGGCGAGCGGGATGGACGATATTGCGGATTACCTTTACGCATCGGCAAAGTACATTTATCTTTACAAAACGCCGCTTGATCCTGCTTATACCGAATTTTCGCTGTTGATCCATAAGTCTTGTGTAGAGCTTGAAAACGCGATCAGCAACATGAAAGATTTCAAAAATCCAAAAGCGGTAAAAGAATCCTGCATCAAGATCAATTCCTATGAAAATATCGCGGACGATGTTTTGAGTCAGGCAACTGTGAAGCTTTTCGAAACCGGCGACGCGATCAACATCATCAAAGTGAAGTCGGTGCTGGAATACCTTGAAATTGTTACCGACAAGGCAGAAGATGTTGCCAACACTATCGAAAATATCGTTATTAAGTACGCTTAATCTGTTCTAATCTATCAATATCTCAGAAGAATGGATTTACCAGTTCTATTAATAGTCATCATCGTACTCGCCTTAATTTTTGACTACATCAACGGTTTTCACGATGCGGCGAACTCGATTGCCACCATCGTTTCAACCAAAGTTCTTACTCCTTTCCAGGCGGTGCTTTGGGCAGCAGTTTGGAATTTTGCCGCATTCTTTGTGGCAATGTATATCATCGGTGAATTCAAGATCGGAAACACGATCGCCAAAACCGTCAACGAAGAATTTATCAACCTCGAAGTTATTTTTTCGGGGCTTATTGCCGCCATTTTCTGGAACCTTTTAACTTGGTGGTTCGGTATTCCTTCGTCATCATCGCATACCCTGATCGGAGGTTTTCTTGGTGCTGCGTTAATGCATGCTTTTACACTGGATTATCATTCAGTTGCTGCCGCCAATCCCGGAATTTCCTTTGTTGAAAACTTCCAGCTCGCGCTCAAACAGCTATTTACGCAGAGCGTTGTGAAGTATGAAAAAGTGATTCCGATCTTCCTTTTCATCTTTTGCGCGCCGTTAATCGGTATGATTGTTTCCATCATAATCACGCTGATTATCGTGAATTTTGCCAAAAACAGCAATCCTCACAAAGCTGATGTGCAGTTCAAGAGATGGCAGCTTGTTTCTTCCGCATTGTTCAGTTTGGGACACGGTCTAAACGACGCACAGAAAGTAATGGGGATTATCGGAGCAGCCGTGATTTATTACCATGTTACTCTGATCGGAGGTAATGATCCGTATGCTTTGATGGATTCTGCAGAAAGATTCAAACACTTTACAACGGATTATATTTGGGTACCTTTCGTGTCTTTCCTTGCCATCGGTTTGGGAACGATGAGTGGTGGTTGGAAAATTGTGAAAACAATGGGAACCAGAATTACAAAGGTTACTCCACTCGAAGGAGTAAGTGCCGAAACAGCGGGAGCGATTACCCTGTTTCTTACCGATCACTTGGGAATTCCGGTTTCTACTACACATACCATTACAGGTTCGATTATCGGTGTGGGATTAACCAAGAGGATTTCGGCAGTTCGATGGGGTGTAACTGTAAGTTTGCTTTGGGCGTGGATTCTTACCATTCCGGTGAGTGCTCTAATTGCTGCTGCATCCTACTTGTTGGTTAATTTTGTATTTTAAAAGTATAACTTAAAAGAACTCAAAAACCATTTCTAAGGAAGTGGTTTTTTGTCTTTCAAGATTTAGCTTAAACCTTTTGTATCTCTGTATATCATTAATGAGCCATAACGCCTTTTTATAGCTTAATAACGGCATAATAATAAAATAGAATCTTTGTTTAACTTTGCGAGAAATCGTTCACAATTAGTAGATCATACAAATTAATGAACGCACTTGCAATGCTTTAAATCTCGCAAAGCAAGACAAAGACATCATCCTTCATTGCGTATATTCTTAAGACAAACAAGGGCGCTTTCGCTTAGCCAAGATAGACGATGTTTTTTCTGCTTTAGGTTTCTTTTTCAATAGAAGTGGCTTTTTTTGTCTTTCAAGATTTAGCTTAAAAATTATTAAAATCGTATTTTTGCCAAAAACAAGAGAATTTATGCAGTTTTTAGACGAGTACCAAAAAATCGTAGCCGACGCAATTGAAAAATATAAGTTCAAAGATAAGCCAAAAGAACTTTATGAACCGATGAACTATATTATTTCCCACGGTGGGAAACGGCTTCGACCAATTATGGTTTTAATGGCGAGCGATATGTTTGGAGGAGATATTAAAGCTGCGTTGAAACCTGCACTGGCGATTGAGTTTTTCCACAACTTCACGCTGATCCACGATGATATTATGGATGAGGCGCCTTTGAGAAGAAATAAGCCGACCATTCATACCCTGCACGGAATCAATGCGGGAATTCTTTCGGGTGATGCACTGCTTTTCAAGGCGTTCAAATTCTTCGAAGATTTGGAACCCAATCTTTTCAAAGCTTGTATGAGGGTTTTTTCACACACCGGACTTCTTCTTTGCGAAGGACAGCAATACGACATTAATTTCGAGACTAAAGGTGATGTGACTTTCAACGACTATATCCGGATGATTACCTACAAAACGGGAATCCTGAGTGCTTCTTCGTTTGAAATCGGAGCATTGATCGCAGGTGCCGAATTCAAGGATGCTAAAGCCATTTTCAATTTCGGTAAACATGTGGGAATCGCGTTCCAGATTATGGATGATTACCTCGACGTCTTCGGGAACCAGGAATCTTTTGGAAAAAAACATGCGGGCGACATTGTAGAAAACAAAAAAACCGTATTATATCTTCTCGCAAAAGAAAACGCCACAGAAGCTGAAAGAAAAGAACTGGATTTCTGGTATTCAAGAAAAACTGACAATGTCGATAAAATCTACAGTGTCGAGAAAATATTCCGCAGAACAAGAGTGGACGAAAAAACGCTTCTGCTGATCCAGAAACATAACGAAATCGCTCAGCATTACCTGAACAAAATTAATGTTCCCGACGAAAAGAAGAAACCGTTTGTTGAACTTGCCAATTATTTGTTGAGAAGAGAATCTTAAACGCATAAAATAACTGGAAAAATTCACGTCACTGTTCCCCTTCCTTGAAGGGGTGGCAAAAATTTGAAAAAATTTTTGACGGGGTAGTTTAAAAATAATGAAATTCCGCACCGAAGTACATATCGAAGACTCAGCAAGAAAAATCGGAGTTGAAGACAAAATCTTTTCAATCGGTTCCTGCTTTTCCACGGAGCTTTCTGATCTGCTGAAAATGGGGCAGCTGCAGACGCTGAACAATCCTTTTGGGACGGTCTTTAATCCTTTTTCGATCAACACGGCGATCAAGAAACTCCACGATTCCGAGTTTTATACGGAAGATGATTTGATTTCTTTTAATAATGAAGTCATTTCGCTCGACCATCACACCAGTTTTAATTCTCGATTTGCGCACCAAACTTTAGAGAAAATAAACACCAGCATTGAAGCTGGGAACCTTTTCTTACAGGAAACTAATTGGGTGGTAATTACTTACGGAACGAGTTTCATCCATGAGTTTATTCCCAGAAAAAAACTCGTCGCCAATTGCCATAAGATTCCCGGAAAGCACTTCGAAAAGCTGCTTTTGACGCAACAGGAACTCGAGGATTCCATTAATGAAACCATTGACAATCTGAACGACATCTGCAAAGAAAATGTGCAAATTCTGTTCACCGTTTCTCCTGTTCGCCACACCAAAGACGGAATCGTAGAAAATAATTTGAGCAAATCCAAACTGACTTCTGCGATCCACGAGGTTTTGCCGCGGTTTTCAAATTGTCACTATTTGCCGATTTTTGAAATCATGATGGACGATTTGCGCGATTACCGTTTCTACAAAGACGATATGATCCATCCGAATTCTCAGGCGGTAACCTACATTTTCGAGAAGTTCGGGAATTCTTTTTTCTCAGATGAAACGATGGATTTTGTGGAAGAAAATTTCAGCATTACCAAAGCACTTGAGCATAAGACCGATGACGAAAACAATCCAAAATATCTGGAATTTTGCGAGAATCTGAAGGGAAGAATTGCGTTACAGCAAACGAAAGTGAAACATTCGATTTTTGAAGATAAAAGGTAAAAGGCAAAAGAGACAAGAGAAAAGAGAAAAGAGAAAAGAATCTCTTAGTATGAGAATTCGTATTCTCGAGAGTTTTTTACGTTCCAAATTGCCGGAATTCACCTGATTTCAGGAAAACAGTCAAACGGGTTTTGCTGAAAAATAAAATGTACATCAGAAAAATTGGTATCTCAGATTTAGCGTTCCTTCAGAAAATCAGCATACAGACTTTTTCTGAAACCTTTTACGACATGAATTCCGCGGAGGATATGCAGAAATATCTTTCTGAAAACCTTAGTGAAAACCAGCTGAAATCCGAGCTTGAAAATCCTGATTCTCAATTCTTCTTCGTTGAATATGAACAGGTTGTTTTAGGATATTTGAAATTGAATTTGGGAAAAGCACAGACCGAAGACCTGGGAGATTCATCCATAGAAATCGAGCGAATTTACGTGTTGAAAGAATTCTTAGATTTGAAAATCGGACAACTCCTTTTCAATAAAGCAGTGGAAATCGCAAAAGAACGAAATGCAGAATTCATTTGGCTCGGCGTTTGGGAAGAGAACAAAAGAGCCATCAGATTTTATGAAAAGAACGGATTTGAAATATTTGGCAAACACGATTTCGTACTTGGTAACGATGTGCAGACCGATTTGCTAATGAAACTTAAACTATAAATACAACAAAGTCCCTCTCCTTTGGAGAGGGATTTAGGGAGAGGATTATGATTGACACCCACACTCACCTTTATTCTGAAGAATTCGACCACGACCGCGCCGAAATGATTCAGCGAGCCATCAGCAAGGGAATTACAAAATTCTACCTTCCAGC from Chryseobacterium suipulveris includes:
- a CDS encoding FkbM family methyltransferase, whose protein sequence is MSIYQKIAEKLQFVAPGFYKERYFKKLKNLSEQSFLANNVEPELFWIKDFLERNAVFFDIGANVGAYLYQLENKLAPHNVYAFEPNRELYRRLRRIFPHHHVYPLAISDENKTAEFKIPVINGKVYNSRGTLQTDFVENGEKKFFTEKVKVIKLDDWAGLEGIRRIDFIKIDVEGNEIQTLYGAKNVIKKFRPVLMVEMEQRHHQKPLQEMIAEIENWNYTANFLNRENFTLQKIDEEVLKSQNENLLKDKNSYINNIIFIPNQIKTH
- a CDS encoding alpha-amylase family glycosyl hydrolase → MKKIFLIAGLALFSSCTTLQKSTSQPFSWEGANLYFLLTDRFQNGDKSNDINFGRTEKASVLRGFEGGDLRGIIQKIDDNYFTDLGINAIWMTPIVEQIHGASDEGTGKTYGFHGYWAKDWTALDPNFGTKADLKELIEKAHEKGIRIVLDAVVNHTGPVTAIDPVYPNSWVRTSPQCKYDNYINTTACTLVANLPDILTESNAAAELPQMLVDKWKKEGRYDAEMKSLNEFFSRTGYPKAPKYYIMKWLADYVQEFGIDGYRVDTVKHTNEDVWKDFQKICQEAFDIYKRKNPTKVLDNNLFFTVGEVYGYGISQKQNYDFGDKKVNYYQNGFKSMINFDFKGDANKPYEELFSNYSKILHSDLNGKTVMNYLTSHDDGYPFDKERKKTFEAGTKLLLAPGISQIYYGDETARPLIVKGAEGDANLRSNMNWNDEKNNAETKKLLEHYQKLGQFRAKHPAVGAGVHQMISSSPYWFTRTFNNDKVLIGLDLKSGLKEISTTGIFDNGTKLRDAYSGKTIKIENGKAVIDTPFSVVLFEKY
- a CDS encoding TlpA family protein disulfide reductase; protein product: MKNLTFFLIFISAIVFGQKIPSVMKTGFTKEALAQKITSFEGKKIPISQVLKKHEGKILIIDFWASWCKDCILALPATKELKDSNPEIHFVYFSLDRSYDQWKRGLDKYGIAEMENYWFDEGWKNNFNNYIDLNWVPRFMVIDQKGKIAKYYAVHPNDPDLKKVVEGLKEQKP
- a CDS encoding DUF2461 domain-containing protein, producing MNHKIENSTLKFLKDLLKNNNREWFNENKHQYTAARENVIQFVDELIDEIALFDEEIGKIDAKKALFRIYRDTRFSKDKSPYKTNFGAGLGMGKGNRIAGYYLHIEPGKSFLAGGVYQPESSVLKEIRKEISMNGKAFLKIIEKDDFRNNFRGLSVENKLQKVPQGFEKDDPMAEYLKLKSFVVIHPISDSDLTNEKAVKNFANIYKSIQPLNDFLEAPFR
- a CDS encoding GIY-YIG nuclease family protein, which translates into the protein MKKYFVYILLCTDNSYYTGITSDIDVRLREHQEGYDPKSYTFLRRPVELVFFTEFNDVHQAIAFEKQLKGWSRKKKEAVINGEWEKLPNLSKRKNPNR
- a CDS encoding DEAD/DEAH box helicase, whose protein sequence is MNLFTETNLSPELLKAVGELGFVSPTEIQKQTIPFISSDIRDLIALAQTGTGKTAAFSLPILDMIDDGSRKIQLLVLCPTRELCLQITKDIKNYSKYLPNIKTTAVYGGSSIMEQIRSLREKPQIIVGTPGRVIDLINRKALDFSEIHWLVLDEADEMLSMGFKDDLETILSETPETKQTFLFSATMNKEVERISKNYLTKPHRISVGSINEVKKNITHEYYVVGYRHKKEALKRLIDANPNQYSIIFCRTRMETQEIADFLMQNGYAADALHGDLSQAQRDTVMKKFRLKNIDILVATDVAARGLDVNSLTHVIHYSLPDDPEVFVHRSGRTGRAGKDGISMALIKPEESRKLKQIKSSTKIEISEKKIPTGTEIIKAQVGGVFEKLLTEHADFFEFDDQLIPDLSEFSKEELVHKLLQFQLRDLALYYKDKNDLAEQKFSEDGRESRRERRDRERDGRRGDRRDRDGGRDGGRDSRRSRKNSEDMVRFFFNLGKRDHLKKVDMLDIINKATAKSKSRKRPDIGDIEIMEKFSFFEVEKSFKDEVLRGLPNLKFKGKEMRAEVAN
- a CDS encoding DUF47 domain-containing protein codes for the protein MGIGNIFKAFQPKDKVFFVLFEKVAQSLTAMSKEFHEGLLDFDMNDDTMLKNMSDYEHKLDDLTHEIFVQLGENFITPFDREDINYLASGMDDIADYLYASAKYIYLYKTPLDPAYTEFSLLIHKSCVELENAISNMKDFKNPKAVKESCIKINSYENIADDVLSQATVKLFETGDAINIIKVKSVLEYLEIVTDKAEDVANTIENIVIKYA
- a CDS encoding inorganic phosphate transporter; this encodes MDLPVLLIVIIVLALIFDYINGFHDAANSIATIVSTKVLTPFQAVLWAAVWNFAAFFVAMYIIGEFKIGNTIAKTVNEEFINLEVIFSGLIAAIFWNLLTWWFGIPSSSSHTLIGGFLGAALMHAFTLDYHSVAAANPGISFVENFQLALKQLFTQSVVKYEKVIPIFLFIFCAPLIGMIVSIIITLIIVNFAKNSNPHKADVQFKRWQLVSSALFSLGHGLNDAQKVMGIIGAAVIYYHVTLIGGNDPYALMDSAERFKHFTTDYIWVPFVSFLAIGLGTMSGGWKIVKTMGTRITKVTPLEGVSAETAGAITLFLTDHLGIPVSTTHTITGSIIGVGLTKRISAVRWGVTVSLLWAWILTIPVSALIAAASYLLVNFVF
- a CDS encoding polyprenyl synthetase family protein, translated to MQFLDEYQKIVADAIEKYKFKDKPKELYEPMNYIISHGGKRLRPIMVLMASDMFGGDIKAALKPALAIEFFHNFTLIHDDIMDEAPLRRNKPTIHTLHGINAGILSGDALLFKAFKFFEDLEPNLFKACMRVFSHTGLLLCEGQQYDINFETKGDVTFNDYIRMITYKTGILSASSFEIGALIAGAEFKDAKAIFNFGKHVGIAFQIMDDYLDVFGNQESFGKKHAGDIVENKKTVLYLLAKENATEAERKELDFWYSRKTDNVDKIYSVEKIFRRTRVDEKTLLLIQKHNEIAQHYLNKINVPDEKKKPFVELANYLLRRES
- a CDS encoding GSCFA domain-containing protein, with translation MKFRTEVHIEDSARKIGVEDKIFSIGSCFSTELSDLLKMGQLQTLNNPFGTVFNPFSINTAIKKLHDSEFYTEDDLISFNNEVISLDHHTSFNSRFAHQTLEKINTSIEAGNLFLQETNWVVITYGTSFIHEFIPRKKLVANCHKIPGKHFEKLLLTQQELEDSINETIDNLNDICKENVQILFTVSPVRHTKDGIVENNLSKSKLTSAIHEVLPRFSNCHYLPIFEIMMDDLRDYRFYKDDMIHPNSQAVTYIFEKFGNSFFSDETMDFVEENFSITKALEHKTDDENNPKYLEFCENLKGRIALQQTKVKHSIFEDKR
- a CDS encoding GNAT family N-acetyltransferase translates to MYIRKIGISDLAFLQKISIQTFSETFYDMNSAEDMQKYLSENLSENQLKSELENPDSQFFFVEYEQVVLGYLKLNLGKAQTEDLGDSSIEIERIYVLKEFLDLKIGQLLFNKAVEIAKERNAEFIWLGVWEENKRAIRFYEKNGFEIFGKHDFVLGNDVQTDLLMKLKL